The following coding sequences are from one Shewanella putrefaciens window:
- a CDS encoding ankyrin repeat domain-containing protein: MSTELIDAVKAKDTLAVKRIIANGADLEGVDENAMTALLHACELQSFELLKLLVDAGADVNHPNVMGYHPLDIAYWQGEFRMGCYTAESERIVSYLTRHGGKSFS; this comes from the coding sequence ATGAGCACTGAACTTATCGATGCAGTAAAGGCGAAGGATACACTTGCAGTAAAGCGCATTATTGCCAATGGTGCTGATCTTGAAGGCGTGGACGAAAATGCGATGACGGCACTCTTGCATGCCTGTGAGCTACAGTCTTTTGAACTGCTCAAATTATTGGTGGATGCGGGGGCCGATGTGAATCATCCGAATGTGATGGGATATCATCCGCTCGATATTGCATACTGGCAGGGTGAGTTTCGCATGGGATGCTATACCGCTGAGAGTGAGCGCATAGTGAGCTATTTAACCCGCCACGGCGGTAAATCCTTTAGCTAG
- the ompV gene encoding outer membrane protein OmpV: protein MKKLCFVITTILMSSHALAEGNTYIRNGNIYSHQDQFFAGAGVATGSKFYKGQDHQTGAYLNGGYHGEDFNADLSGINYRFLGNNDSTVNFSVFMVANPGFDADDADILTGMKDRKFSGDLGLNADIHLGNGTLSSKFQHDVTGVYNGFQADITYYHPINLGFGDLVPYAGVHYFSKDFANYYAGVTSSEATALRPAYQADGTFAYKLGYALVIPVTKHLDITQTTGYSHIGANMADSPLIDSNNQWVTTLGVTYSF from the coding sequence ATGAAAAAACTTTGCTTTGTAATCACAACCATTTTGATGTCAAGCCATGCCCTTGCTGAAGGCAATACCTACATACGCAACGGTAATATTTATAGCCATCAGGATCAGTTTTTTGCGGGTGCCGGAGTTGCAACAGGCAGTAAGTTCTATAAGGGTCAAGATCACCAAACTGGTGCCTACCTCAATGGCGGCTACCACGGTGAAGACTTTAACGCCGATCTGTCCGGCATCAACTACCGTTTTTTAGGCAATAACGATAGTACCGTCAATTTCAGCGTTTTTATGGTCGCGAATCCCGGCTTTGATGCCGATGATGCCGATATTTTAACGGGCATGAAGGATCGCAAATTCAGTGGTGATTTGGGGTTAAACGCCGACATTCATTTAGGAAATGGCACGCTATCATCCAAATTCCAACACGATGTAACGGGTGTCTATAATGGTTTTCAGGCTGATATCACCTATTATCATCCAATCAATCTTGGCTTCGGGGATCTGGTGCCTTATGCGGGAGTGCACTATTTCAGTAAAGATTTCGCAAACTATTACGCAGGTGTGACATCATCTGAAGCAACGGCGCTGCGCCCTGCCTATCAAGCCGACGGCACCTTTGCATATAAGCTAGGTTACGCTTTGGTTATCCCAGTCACTAAACATTTAGATATCACTCAAACCACTGGTTACTCGCACATAGGTGCCAATATGGCTGACTCTCCGCTAATAGACAGTAACAACCAGTGGGTTACCACCCTTGGCGTGACCTATAGCTTCTAA
- a CDS encoding Na(+)-translocating NADH-quinone reductase subunit A: protein MADFSNQIITIKKGLDLPIAGEPRQIIESGNKPSQVAILGEEYVGLKPTMLVEVGDKVKKGQPLFEDKKTKGVLFTAPASGEIVAINRGDRRVLQSVVIGCDGLDVNEQIRFDILPDVISLSRQVVQDQLVSSGLWTALRTRPFSRVPALDSQPAGIFVTAIDTNPLAADPRLIIAEQLEAFKTGLQVLTRLTEGKVYLCQDKGDAIACDVSPNLEIRRFTGVHPAGLAGTHIHFTLPVSLERQVWHIGYQDVIAYGKLFQTGELYTDRIIALGGPSVLNPRLLRTQLGAELSVLVADEIKPGNNRVVSGSVLSGHTAAGVHDFLGRFHNQVSVLAEDAQHQVLPWVRGGSDKFSITRAVTSRLFGASKRFEFTTHQGGSQRAMMAFGQLDRVMPLDILPTLLVRDLVVRDTDEAQALGALELDEEDLALCTFVCPGKYDFGKELRACLDVIEREG from the coding sequence ATGGCAGATTTTTCAAACCAAATAATAACGATCAAAAAAGGCCTCGACTTGCCGATAGCGGGCGAGCCTAGGCAGATCATTGAATCCGGTAATAAGCCATCCCAAGTGGCCATACTGGGCGAGGAATATGTTGGCTTAAAACCGACTATGTTGGTTGAGGTCGGCGATAAGGTCAAAAAGGGCCAACCTTTGTTTGAAGATAAAAAAACAAAGGGAGTCTTATTTACCGCCCCCGCCAGTGGTGAAATTGTCGCGATTAATCGCGGGGATCGCCGAGTGCTGCAATCCGTAGTGATTGGTTGCGATGGATTAGATGTAAATGAGCAGATCCGTTTTGATATTCTCCCTGATGTGATCTCGTTATCGCGCCAAGTCGTTCAAGATCAACTCGTGAGCAGTGGTCTATGGACAGCGCTTCGCACCCGTCCTTTTTCAAGAGTGCCAGCCTTAGATAGCCAGCCAGCAGGTATATTTGTCACCGCAATAGATACTAATCCACTTGCCGCCGATCCCCGTTTGATTATTGCAGAACAGCTTGAAGCCTTTAAAACGGGCTTACAGGTGTTGACTCGCTTAACCGAAGGCAAGGTTTATCTATGTCAGGATAAGGGTGATGCCATTGCCTGTGATGTTTCACCCAATCTTGAAATTCGCCGTTTTACAGGTGTGCATCCAGCGGGGCTAGCGGGTACCCATATCCACTTCACTTTACCTGTGAGCTTAGAGCGTCAGGTATGGCATATCGGCTATCAGGATGTGATTGCCTACGGCAAGTTATTCCAAACCGGTGAGTTGTATACCGACCGCATCATCGCCTTAGGTGGCCCAAGCGTACTGAATCCACGTTTACTGCGGACTCAGCTTGGTGCTGAGTTAAGCGTGCTTGTAGCTGATGAGATTAAACCCGGTAATAACCGTGTGGTATCAGGCTCTGTGTTATCTGGCCATACTGCTGCGGGTGTACATGACTTTTTAGGCCGATTCCATAACCAAGTGTCAGTATTGGCAGAAGATGCACAGCATCAAGTGCTCCCTTGGGTTCGTGGTGGTTCGGATAAATTCTCTATCACTCGGGCTGTCACCTCTCGATTATTTGGTGCTTCTAAACGGTTTGAGTTTACGACCCATCAAGGTGGCTCACAGCGTGCGATGATGGCCTTTGGTCAATTAGATCGCGTGATGCCGCTGGATATTTTGCCTACTTTACTGGTTCGCGACTTAGTGGTGCGTGATACCGATGAGGCGCAGGCATTAGGTGCATTAGAGTTAGATGAAGAAGATTTGGCGTTATGTACCTTTGTATGTCCCGGCAAATATGACTTTGGTAAAGAATTGCGTGCCTGTCTAGATGTTATTGAGAGGGAAGGTTAA
- the nqrF gene encoding NADH:ubiquinone reductase (Na(+)-transporting) subunit F — translation MEMAIGIGMFTLVVCLLVIVILIAKKKLVTSGEVTIGINDDAERSIKVAAGDKLLGALASQSIFIPSACGGGGTCGQCRVKIKSGGGDILPTEMGHITKKEAKEGCRLACQVAVKTDMELELDEEIFGVKKWQCEVISNDNKATFIKELLLKLPEGEDVHFKAGGYIQIEAPAHVVKYADFDIPEKYRGDWDKYGLFDIVSTVNEDVLRAYSMANYPDEKGRIMLNVRIATPPSANVPAGKMSSYIFNLKAGDKVTISGPFGEFFVKETDAEMVFIGGGAGMAPMRSHIFDQLKSKKTKRKMSFWYGARSTREVFYQADFDALAAENDNFVWHVALSEPLPEDNWTGYTGFIHNVIYENYLKNHKAPEDCEYYMCGPPIMNSSVIKMLESLGVEPENILLDDFGD, via the coding sequence ATGGAAATGGCAATTGGCATAGGCATGTTCACGCTAGTGGTCTGTTTGTTGGTGATAGTGATCCTTATCGCCAAAAAGAAATTAGTCACAAGTGGTGAAGTGACAATCGGCATCAATGATGATGCCGAAAGAAGCATTAAAGTTGCAGCGGGCGACAAGCTACTGGGCGCCTTAGCGAGTCAAAGTATTTTTATTCCGTCAGCCTGTGGCGGCGGTGGAACCTGTGGTCAGTGCCGAGTGAAAATCAAATCCGGCGGTGGTGATATCTTACCGACTGAGATGGGGCACATTACCAAAAAAGAGGCTAAAGAAGGTTGTCGTCTTGCCTGCCAAGTCGCGGTGAAAACTGATATGGAGCTTGAGCTTGACGAGGAAATCTTTGGGGTGAAAAAGTGGCAGTGTGAAGTGATTTCTAACGATAACAAAGCCACATTTATCAAAGAATTGCTGCTTAAATTGCCCGAAGGTGAAGATGTTCACTTTAAAGCGGGAGGGTATATTCAGATTGAAGCGCCTGCCCATGTGGTGAAATACGCCGACTTTGATATTCCTGAAAAATACCGCGGTGATTGGGATAAATACGGTTTGTTTGACATCGTTTCTACCGTGAATGAGGATGTGTTGCGTGCCTACTCTATGGCCAACTATCCCGATGAAAAGGGCCGCATTATGTTGAACGTGCGGATTGCGACGCCACCATCGGCCAATGTACCAGCGGGTAAGATGTCGTCCTATATCTTTAATCTTAAAGCCGGCGATAAAGTGACGATTTCAGGCCCATTTGGTGAGTTCTTTGTGAAAGAAACCGATGCGGAAATGGTGTTTATCGGCGGCGGTGCGGGCATGGCGCCGATGCGCTCACATATTTTCGATCAACTTAAAAGCAAGAAAACCAAACGTAAAATGAGCTTCTGGTACGGTGCACGCTCAACGCGTGAAGTGTTTTACCAAGCAGATTTTGATGCTTTAGCGGCCGAGAATGACAACTTCGTTTGGCATGTGGCGTTATCAGAGCCATTGCCCGAGGATAATTGGACGGGTTATACCGGCTTTATCCATAATGTGATTTATGAGAATTATCTTAAAAATCATAAGGCACCAGAAGACTGCGAGTACTACATGTGTGGTCCTCCAATCATGAACTCTTCAGTGATTAAGATGCTTGAAAGCCTAGGCGTTGAGCCAGAAAATATTCTACTCGATGACTTTGGTGATTAG
- a CDS encoding NADP(H)-dependent aldo-keto reductase has translation MEYRRIPHSNLEVSKICLGTMTWGEQNTQAEAFAQLDYAIGNGINFIDTAEMYPVPPKPETQGETERILGQYIKARGNRDDLVIATKIAAPGGKSDYIRKNMALDWNNIHQAVDASLARLQIDTIDLYQLHWPDRNTNFFGELFYDEQDHEHQTPILETLEALAEVIRQGKVRYIGVSNETPWGLMKYLQLAEKHGLPRIVSVQNPYNLLNRSFEVGMSEISHREELPLLAYSPLAFGALTGKYCNDQWPEGARLTLFKRFARYTGSQMALDATKAYVDLAREFKLTPAQMALAFVNSRKFVGSNIIGATDLYQLKENIDSLKVTLSPELLVRLNQLSDQFRLPCP, from the coding sequence ATGGAATACAGACGCATACCGCATTCTAATCTTGAAGTCAGTAAAATTTGTTTAGGCACTATGACTTGGGGCGAACAAAATACCCAAGCCGAAGCGTTTGCACAGCTAGACTACGCCATAGGAAATGGCATTAATTTCATCGACACCGCAGAAATGTATCCCGTACCACCTAAGCCAGAAACCCAAGGGGAAACCGAGCGTATCCTTGGGCAATATATCAAGGCCCGCGGTAACCGAGACGACCTCGTGATCGCCACTAAAATTGCCGCACCGGGGGGTAAAAGTGATTACATTCGCAAAAATATGGCGCTGGACTGGAACAACATCCATCAAGCGGTTGACGCCTCTTTAGCACGCCTCCAAATAGACACTATCGACCTTTATCAACTCCATTGGCCTGACCGTAATACTAACTTTTTTGGTGAACTGTTTTACGACGAGCAAGATCATGAGCATCAAACGCCGATCCTCGAAACCTTAGAAGCGCTCGCCGAAGTGATCCGCCAAGGTAAAGTACGCTACATAGGAGTGTCGAACGAAACGCCATGGGGTTTAATGAAGTACCTGCAACTCGCCGAAAAACACGGCTTGCCGCGTATTGTGAGTGTGCAAAATCCCTATAACTTGCTTAATCGCAGTTTTGAAGTCGGCATGAGCGAAATCAGCCACCGTGAAGAATTGCCACTACTTGCCTATTCGCCGCTGGCCTTTGGCGCCTTGACGGGAAAATATTGCAACGACCAATGGCCTGAAGGCGCGCGCCTGACCTTGTTTAAGCGTTTCGCCCGCTATACTGGTTCACAAATGGCACTGGATGCCACAAAGGCCTATGTCGATTTGGCCCGCGAGTTCAAACTCACACCCGCCCAAATGGCGTTAGCTTTTGTTAACTCACGTAAGTTTGTCGGCTCCAATATCATAGGCGCTACCGACTTGTATCAACTGAAAGAAAATATCGACAGTTTAAAAGTCACCCTATCGCCTGAGTTATTAGTACGATTAAACCAACTGTCCGATCAATTTAGATTACCCTGCCCTTAG
- a CDS encoding NADH:ubiquinone reductase (Na(+)-transporting) subunit B, producing the protein MTKQVKKPDLQDAPDLQQEYYATGKSMKGFLRSLVIASGRSTKGQVHVRDAIDVKRTMTLVGLCLLPAILFGLYNVGLQAQIALSTGLTTPDTWKLIIFNSLSGGLSEQTGVVGLFLYGLSFYLPIYLTALLTSLFWEVVFARVRGQELHEGFFVTALLFTLILPVSTPLWLVAMGICFGVVVAKELFGGMGYNFLNPALAGLAFIYFAYPSEVSTVKQLVAVDGFAGATALAQTAAGKLSFADYSWFSAFSDPNWWNNFFGFTVGAIGETSALAILIGGAFLLISRLADWRIVAGVMLGMIATASLCNLIGSNSNQMMAMPWTWHLVTGGFALAMMFMATDPVTTSYTRPGKYIYGALIGFMTVLIRVANPKMAEGVMLAILFANLWAPLFDYLVARANIKRRLKRHGI; encoded by the coding sequence ATGACCAAGCAAGTTAAAAAACCTGATTTACAGGACGCCCCAGATTTACAACAAGAGTACTACGCAACGGGTAAGTCGATGAAAGGCTTTTTGCGCTCATTGGTTATTGCCAGTGGTCGCAGCACTAAGGGGCAAGTACATGTACGTGACGCAATTGACGTAAAACGTACTATGACCTTAGTCGGCCTTTGTTTACTACCTGCCATTTTATTTGGTTTATATAACGTGGGTTTACAGGCTCAGATTGCGCTCTCTACAGGATTAACCACACCTGATACTTGGAAGCTTATTATCTTTAATAGCCTTTCAGGAGGGTTAAGCGAGCAAACTGGGGTGGTGGGCTTATTTCTCTATGGCCTAAGTTTCTATTTACCCATCTATCTCACCGCATTGCTAACCAGTTTATTTTGGGAAGTAGTGTTTGCGCGGGTTCGTGGTCAAGAATTACACGAAGGCTTCTTCGTGACAGCGCTATTGTTTACCTTAATCTTACCTGTATCAACACCACTATGGCTGGTGGCCATGGGGATTTGCTTCGGTGTTGTTGTGGCTAAGGAGCTATTTGGTGGTATGGGATATAACTTCCTAAACCCTGCACTGGCGGGCCTTGCCTTTATTTACTTTGCCTATCCATCTGAAGTGTCTACCGTAAAACAGTTAGTGGCCGTTGATGGTTTTGCCGGCGCAACGGCGCTGGCACAAACCGCAGCGGGCAAACTGAGTTTTGCCGATTACTCTTGGTTTAGCGCCTTTAGCGATCCTAACTGGTGGAACAACTTTTTTGGTTTTACCGTGGGTGCCATTGGTGAAACCAGCGCCTTAGCGATTTTAATCGGCGGGGCATTCCTGCTGATCAGCCGTTTAGCCGATTGGCGTATTGTTGCTGGTGTAATGCTTGGCATGATAGCCACCGCAAGCCTGTGTAATTTGATTGGTTCTAACAGCAACCAAATGATGGCAATGCCATGGACTTGGCATCTTGTGACGGGTGGTTTTGCGTTGGCGATGATGTTTATGGCGACTGACCCCGTAACGACTTCTTACACTCGTCCAGGCAAATATATTTACGGTGCCTTGATTGGGTTTATGACTGTGCTTATCCGTGTCGCGAACCCCAAAATGGCAGAGGGCGTGATGTTAGCGATTCTGTTTGCCAACCTTTGGGCGCCGTTGTTCGATTATCTGGTGGCCCGCGCCAACATCAAACGGAGATTAAAACGTCATGGTATTTAA
- a CDS encoding Na(+)-translocating NADH-quinone reductase subunit C, whose amino-acid sequence MVFKKDTVVGTMIFTITLCLLCSFMITGTAGILKERKLAKKRDEVQRYVLMAADVNLGQGNEFREIFAKSVKPLLINLDTGKVDSDANVLDFDERMAAINPETSSTPKKDIAKIKTRANDARVFKVFDDSGKLSSVVVPFYGKGLWSMIYGYVAVEPDFNTIKGLVVYEHGETPGIGDFLTDPSWSSQWKGKQLFDGKGKFSIRLVKGGAKEGDIHGVDAVSGATMTGRGVQRAMEFWFGVEGFQTFFNQLKTSAVQGEFGGEK is encoded by the coding sequence ATGGTATTTAAGAAAGATACAGTGGTGGGGACCATGATCTTCACCATTACGCTCTGCCTTTTGTGTTCCTTTATGATCACAGGTACCGCAGGCATATTGAAAGAGCGCAAATTAGCGAAAAAACGTGACGAAGTGCAGCGTTATGTGTTGATGGCTGCCGATGTTAACTTAGGCCAAGGTAATGAGTTTAGAGAGATTTTTGCTAAATCGGTTAAACCGTTATTGATCAATCTAGACACAGGTAAGGTGGATTCTGACGCTAACGTGCTTGATTTTGACGAGCGTATGGCCGCCATCAATCCTGAGACCTCAAGTACGCCGAAAAAAGATATCGCCAAGATTAAAACCCGTGCGAACGATGCCCGAGTATTTAAAGTGTTCGATGACAGCGGCAAATTATCCAGCGTAGTCGTGCCCTTCTACGGTAAAGGACTATGGTCGATGATCTACGGTTATGTGGCAGTTGAACCTGATTTCAACACCATTAAAGGGCTCGTCGTGTACGAGCACGGTGAAACGCCTGGTATTGGTGATTTTTTGACGGATCCTAGTTGGTCATCGCAGTGGAAGGGTAAGCAATTATTTGATGGAAAAGGCAAATTTTCGATACGCCTCGTTAAAGGTGGTGCCAAAGAAGGCGACATTCACGGTGTGGATGCGGTAAGTGGCGCAACCATGACTGGCCGAGGTGTGCAGCGTGCAATGGAGTTTTGGTTTGGTGTTGAGGGTTTCCAAACCTTCTTTAACCAGTTAAAGACGTCAGCGGTGCAAGGTGAGTTTGGGGGTGAAAAATGA
- a CDS encoding NADH:ubiquinone reductase (Na(+)-transporting) subunit D: MSNTLSMRDMLTGPVFANNPVAMQVLGVCSALAVSNSMQTALVMTLAVTFVLVFSNLIISTIRSFIPNSVRIIAQMTVIASLVIIVDMVLQDIAYELSKQLSVFVGLIITNCIIMGRAEAFAMKYPPHLAIVDALGNAMGYGLVLLSVAFVRELFGTGNLFGHSVFTTIENGGWYLPNEMFKLPPSAFFLIGALIWTINVIQRKRG, translated from the coding sequence ATGAGCAATACTTTATCCATGCGTGACATGTTAACGGGGCCAGTGTTTGCCAATAACCCTGTTGCTATGCAAGTGCTTGGCGTATGTTCAGCCTTAGCCGTCAGTAACTCAATGCAAACGGCCCTAGTGATGACACTGGCGGTGACCTTTGTATTGGTGTTCTCTAACCTGATTATTTCGACCATCCGTAGTTTTATTCCTAACAGTGTGCGCATTATCGCCCAGATGACGGTTATTGCTTCTTTAGTGATTATTGTTGATATGGTTTTGCAAGATATAGCCTATGAGTTATCTAAGCAACTATCTGTATTTGTTGGGTTAATCATTACTAACTGCATCATTATGGGCCGTGCAGAAGCCTTTGCGATGAAGTATCCACCGCACTTGGCGATTGTCGACGCTTTAGGTAATGCAATGGGTTATGGCTTGGTTTTATTAAGTGTCGCTTTTGTACGTGAACTCTTTGGCACGGGTAATTTATTTGGTCATAGCGTGTTTACCACCATCGAAAACGGCGGTTGGTATTTGCCGAACGAAATGTTTAAGTTACCACCGAGCGCCTTCTTCCTGATCGGTGCGCTGATCTGGACTATTAATGTGATCCAGCGGAAACGGGGTTAA
- the nqrE gene encoding NADH:ubiquinone reductase (Na(+)-transporting) subunit E produces the protein MEHYINLFLQAAFIDNMALSFFLGMCTFLAVSKKVSTAFGLGVAVIVVMTLAVPLNQLIYVKVLAPGALSWAGLATIDLSYLQLITFIGVIAALVQILEMFLDKYIPSLYDSLGIFLPLLTVNCAIFAGVIFMANRDYNFTESAVFAMGSGLGWALAIVMLAGLRERMKFHAIPEGLQGIGITFITTGLMALGFMSFSGISL, from the coding sequence ATGGAACACTATATTAATCTATTTTTGCAGGCCGCTTTTATTGACAACATGGCGCTGTCGTTCTTTTTGGGCATGTGTACTTTCTTGGCAGTTTCTAAAAAGGTGTCTACTGCTTTTGGTTTAGGCGTTGCAGTGATTGTGGTGATGACCTTGGCCGTCCCGTTAAATCAACTTATTTATGTCAAAGTGCTAGCACCCGGCGCACTGTCTTGGGCGGGGCTCGCGACGATTGATTTAAGCTATCTGCAATTAATCACGTTTATCGGTGTGATCGCCGCTTTAGTGCAAATCTTAGAAATGTTTTTGGATAAGTACATTCCTAGCCTGTATGACTCGCTCGGGATCTTCTTGCCACTTCTCACCGTAAACTGTGCGATTTTTGCAGGGGTGATTTTTATGGCAAACCGTGATTACAACTTTACCGAGTCGGCCGTATTTGCCATGGGTTCAGGCCTTGGTTGGGCGTTGGCGATTGTGATGCTAGCAGGGCTGCGTGAAAGAATGAAATTTCATGCAATCCCTGAAGGGTTACAAGGCATTGGCATCACCTTTATTACGACAGGCTTGATGGCACTTGGGTTTATGTCTTTCTCAGGGATCTCGCTTTAA